CATTATCAGAATTGGATTCGTTCATTAATTCTGACCCTAAACGACCACACTTGTTGGAGATGAAAGAATAAGTCGATAAGCAAAGTCAAGGCTCACCATTGATGTTGGGAGAGCCATTCAATGCTTCTTTTCTTGACAAGGAGACACTTGTTCTGTCAATGATGTAATCTCACCTTTATTCTAACAGACAAGAGTCCATCATAATTATAGTTCAACATCTCATTGCTCCAATATATTTTGAAGAACCAAACCTAAGTGATCAGTTGAATCTCCCTTTCCCCCCTCCCTGCCACCTTTTTCTCTGAATAAATTCccctaatcaaaacaaaaacgtGCATAGTactgaaaagaataaaaaaaaaaaaaaggatgacaAGGGCCTAACATCTCATCTGGTTAGCTTGTGAAACATGACAAGTGTTGATGCAATTTAAAAAAGTCATGTAACTTTTTTCCCTTTTGGTGATATCCCTTGTTCAGGTTTGAATTAACAACATCACCATGAAGCATTTGGCCTTTCATGTTCATTTATTGACTTTGTCACGATAACATTAGACGTTATGGTCAGATTTTTTCAACCTTAATGCAAGAAAATATCCTTATTGTGAATGTTAGATGATGCAAACTAAATGATCATATTCTTATCATGACTCACCTCTATTCACAGACACTGCAGCtcccttaaaatgaaaaattattatttagattctttaaatttttttaaaattttaaaatagtgaaggtaaaattacactttaatctccttaaaattataaaaatttaatttaatcctttaaaaattataaaaatataaagtataaaaattaaaatttcattctaaccCTAAAAATCATTCTGAAATCGCAAACACTGTCAGAAAGTGCTTGCTGTTCTGGTTATACCACTTTTATGTATTCCACATTAATTGTAACTATAGCGGTGTTTAAAGTTGCAAAATTTGGAGAAATTAATTCATATCATTGAATTATGTATATTTGGATATCTTGCCATATATGCAGGAGGTAATTAATTATTACCCTGCATCAGAATGATAAATGCATTTCCCTATGAGCACCATCATTATGAGAAATCATTTCCTTAATCTTGGCTTTTTAACTCTATTGGGGTTGTTCAAATGATCCAAACATGGAAGCTATTTGAGGCATTCACACTATTGAAACCaatgaaaattttgttattttataaaattaaaataaattttaattaaatatatataatcattCTTTATTCACTTTACTCGGTTTTCATCATTTCTACGATttaaattaatttacaaaatctaGTGCTGAAATGAACCTTGCATTATGAATAATATAGCAATGAATAGCATTGGCTATctgctaaaatttaaatttaaggaAAGCCATTTACTATGTTAAATGGTTTTGGGAATCTTAAATGCAGTGGGAACTCCACATCAACCCCAACTGAAATTAATCAAAAagcaagagagagagagagagagaacactttagaattttgatgattttgcaTTCATGAGGCAACTTATACCAGCCCCAACACCCTCGATCTTTGTGTATATATACTCTCCCAAAGTCATACACATTCTATTCTAACGTAGGTTACAGTCTCTCTCCACTCTTTTTCTCTGCAACTCACAGTCATGGTTTCTCACCTGGTCAACACTATACGAAATGTAGTAGGGATCACAGGTATTTTAGCTTATACACCGAATCTATGATACTTTCTTCCTGTTACAACATGAGATTCTATTTTCATATCACTACATAACTAATATGGGTTATTCTGGTTTTTTTGCAGGGAACGTTATCGCACTCTTCCTGTTCTTGTCTCCAGTGTAAGCTTCTTCTTAGGCTTTCATCATAATCTTTTCATAGcacagtgttttttttttttttaatttccatAAAACTAATACGAAAAGACAAACATCCCTTGTTTGTCCGTGGAAACTGAAAAGATATTGTAGCCACAGCAGTGACTGGGTttgatttatataaaaattataatcaatgttctttttcttttaatttcctactgaaaattgatttgtaaaaaaaaaaaaaaaaaagattggagtgataactttttacaaattacaaaaataattttctttttaaaaagatTTATTCTTTCATGTAACGACATATATTAATCATTAATAATCACAAAAGTAACAAAAATTCCGTAAGAAAAATGGTCCAACTTCTGTATTtcgtatttaatttcatagcGATTTGCTATACTTCTTTTTATTGATTTTgtcaattttttaattaaaaattaaaagaaaataatttaaaataaacaaatgaatccatgtgctaaaataaaatttgaataaattaaatcAAAAGTTATAATACTTTAATTAATCGAACAGGCACATGTATTAAGCAGTGGTCCTTGTTTATTGATGTTAGTTACAATGGATTCAATGGGTAATCTTTTTTGCCTAATCATATATTTATTATTGCAGGCCAACTTTTATTCGAATTTGGAAGAAAGGATCAGTGGAGCAGTTCTCCCCAGTACCATACCTAGCAACCTTAGTCAATTGCATTGTTTGGGTCATTTACGGCCTGCCAATGGTGCATCCCAACAGCGTCCTTGTTATAACCATCAATGCTGCAGGGACCGCCATCGAGGTCGTCTTCCTCACACTCTTCCTCATCTTCTGTCATGACAAGAAAAAGCGACTCAAAGTGCTGCTTATCATCATGGTCGAGCTCATTTTCATGGCCGCTCTCGCCACTCTGATCCTCACTGTCCTTCACACCACTCAACGCCGATCCATAATCGTTGGAATTATAGCAATTTTGTTCAATGTCATGATGTATGCTGCGCCTTTATCCGTCATGGTTAGTATCATACAAGCACATGCATTTATTTTACTAAT
Above is a genomic segment from Gossypium arboreum isolate Shixiya-1 chromosome 8, ASM2569848v2, whole genome shotgun sequence containing:
- the LOC108469246 gene encoding bidirectional sugar transporter SWEET7-like is translated as MVSHLVNTIRNVVGITGNVIALFLFLSPVPTFIRIWKKGSVEQFSPVPYLATLVNCIVWVIYGLPMVHPNSVLVITINAAGTAIEVVFLTLFLIFCHDKKKRLKVLLIIMVELIFMAALATLILTVLHTTQRRSIIVGIIAILFNVMMYAAPLSVMKLVITTKSVEYMPFFLSLASFANGVAWTTYAFLPFDPFIAVPNGVGTIFSLAQLLLYATYYKSTKRIIAARKEAKMEMHLSLSEVAVANGDVDPKKTAGATP